The genomic stretch TGCGCTCGGCGGCTTGTGCGCTGGCGGGGTCCGGTGAGGGCATGTCGCTATTCCGCATTCCGTACTCAGATCAGCGGGGCGGTGGCTGATTGACCAGCACCCAGAACAGGCTGAGGCTCTTCACGGCGTCGATGAACGACGCGAACTCGACTGGCTTCACTACGTAGGCGTTGACGCCGAGGCGGTATCCCTCGACGATGTCGTGCTCCTCGCGTGACGACGTCAGGACCACCACCGGAATAGTCTTGAGCTCCGGGTCAGCCTTGATCTGCCGCAATACGTCGAGCCCACTCACCTTCGGCATCTTCAGGTCGAGCAGCACCAAGAGGGGATGCCCGGGTGGCCGGTTCGCGAACGCCCCGCGGCGGTAGAGGTAGTCGAGCGCTGCGGCGCCGTCGCGCGCGACGATGACCTCATTGGCCAGGTGGTGTTCCTCGAGCGCTGCCAGCGTCAGCTCGACGTCATTGGCGCTGTCGTCAGCGAGCAGAATCTTCCTGGCTTCCATGCACCCTCGATCGCAGCGAATCTCATCCGGCGCGCGGCAGCGAGAAGGAGAACGTTGCGCCGCGATCCGGCGCACCCTCCGCCCACACCCGCCCGCCGTGGCGGGTGATGATGCGGCGCACGGTCGCCAGGCCAATGCCAGTGCCTTCGAACTGCTCCTCCGTGTGCAGGCGCTGGAACACACCGAAGAGCTTGTCGGCGTATTGCATGTCGAAGCCGGCGCCGTTGTCGCACACGTGCACGATCACCTCGCCGTCCTGCGCAGTGGTGCGGATCTCGATGCGGGCCTCGGAACGGGGCGCGGTGAACTTGATGGCATTGGAAAGCAAATTGACGAACACGATGCGTAACAGTCCAGGGTCCGC from Deltaproteobacteria bacterium encodes the following:
- a CDS encoding response regulator, coding for MEARKILLADDSANDVELTLAALEEHHLANEVIVARDGAAALDYLYRRGAFANRPPGHPLLVLLDLKMPKVSGLDVLRQIKADPELKTIPVVVLTSSREEHDIVEGYRLGVNAYVVKPVEFASFIDAVKSLSLFWVLVNQPPPR